The DNA segment CTGAAGTCTCGTTGTAGATTTTCAGTGTACAGTTTCCCCAGAGCTACAGGTAAAGGATTCCATTCAAGCCCGATCTTTGCCTGAGCAcgtattgtgacgggggacctTACCTTGCCTGTTTAAACACACACCGTATTACCCCACCCATCCTGCGCAAGGGTAGTTTTAGCCAGACACAAGCCTGTTCAAAGTACACCTGATACCATCGCAAGTGAGAACGATGAAAGGTGACACTTCTGCAGAGTGTGTTTCCCAGTCCTTCAGGTGAAAATGTGGATCTTTAGCCTTGTTGCACAAGACAGGATGTTTCATACTGTCAACATTCAGGAAAACTGGCTTCTGAATCATTAACAGTTTATagtttttaatgactttaaatctGAGTCATCATATGGGCTTGGTGCTCATTATAGTGAAAAAGTTGTGCAATAAGTGTTTACCCTCAACTAGTCATCCTTAAATTCTGGAGAATGTGTATGAAATATAACAGTTGGATTGTTGGAGGTAGGTATGAAACAGTGATGCTTTTTTAAAGCATGGTGGCACTAAtccataaacataaaaaaatagtttgttgAATGTAAGTTTCAATTTAGAACTTTTTATACTTCGGGGGAAAAAAACTCCATTtctccactgtgttcagtgtggTGACTGTGACTGTGCAATTTGACGAGTgttgacaaaaaagaaattgtgaACAAACTGGTTTCTTTCCTCAGGCTTGAAAAGTGTCTGTTTGCATACGAAGAAATGAACTTTAACACAAAATTCAGGTCTATTTGAAACAGAAGTTGATGTTCTTGCTCTCTCTGCAAGTTTGAGGGCTGTGGTGAAACCAGATGCTGTCTACATATCTGAGAAGATGACCTTGCGTGGGAGATCACCTAAATATAAATGAGGTATTTGAATGACTGATTGATTCCCAAAGTTGATAAAATTataaacatcctgtctcagagtggtGATAAAAACTAGTTCGTGCATTTATTACTTGTAGATTGGACTATTTTGATTCTTTATTATGTGACGGTTCTAAAAATTCCCCATAAAGCCTTAAGTTGAACTAAAACACGGCAGTGAAAGTACTGCCTGGGACAAGAAAGAGAGATCATGTTTCTAACATATTATCTTCTCTTCACTGGCTACCTGCTAGACCCAGAATTTACTTTCCAAttcttctcctcacatacaaggtcttgaataatcaggcctcaTCATATGTCAgagacctcatagtaccatattATCCAAACAGTGCACctcactctcagactgctggttcCCAGTAGTAAGTATAATGGGAGGGAGAGATTTCAGCTGTCAGAcccctgtggaaccagcttccagacAGACGACCTGTCTCCATTGAGGATTTGACTTTAAACTTTACTTCCAGATAAAGCTTATAGTGTGAGCTAGATCAGGTGATCCTCTGCAATAGGCTCAGGTTGCTgggggacttcccatgatgcactggacTTCTCCACTAACCTCTCTTTACTTACCAGGTGTTTATATACAACTACTATATTCAATTTTGCCTTCTCTCCcatcatttgtgtcttgtcttgCTTTATGGTCTTCTTTATCTATTCTTGAAGAAGGTACAATTAGCAGAAAAAATTATAGATTTTTGGGTGTATATTGGTCTtcatgcagtttgtttttttatgttcccATTCACTTCTCTCCTGTTGTTCCAAACCCACCATTCCCACCTGCCCTGCTTTCCTTTCAGCTTCTTTGCTCACCTGCATCCACTTCACCAACTGGTCCCCTTAGTCATTACGGCACACGTTCACGGCTGATTTCCACCCCCCTCGGTTGTCTTCCTGTATTagtctgttttttctctgcCTGCTTTTGAACCCTGCCTGAATCTTTGCCTTCTTTGAAGGTAATGTTTTGATATTGGTTCAAGTAAACTTTGatcttatttttacacacctgcTTTATGTCATGATTTTGGGTTTCTGACACTATATATCTCTGTGTTATGTGCCAGAACTTTTCATCCATGCATTAATGTAGCCAAAAATAAATCACGGAATGTCCACTGAAACATAAGTATTTAAGCAATCATCGAGGCCAGTGTAAAATagccaaaataaaatacatatacataacaaagtcatttaaaaatcagatttttcATTTATGGTGAATCTACACAGCAATTTTGGAAACAGACCTCTTTGCAGGAGTGGAGAAATCAGCAAACCTCTGCTCAGCACTGCAGATTCACACACTTTCCACCAAGTGTTATTAGTCAGTGTATGAGTAAGTGACTGTGTTTGGCAACTTACTGACAGGCTTACAGGCAGCAAAATAAGTGGCACCTAGAGGCAATGGTGCTACTGAAACAAAATGTTCTGAACCATAGTTTGAAGAATAATTGATCAAGTGCCAACCATAGAGCGCTTCTcattcacttttttattttaaaatatgctgGGGCCATGTCTTGCAAAGGACATGAGAAGattgtggctcagggggttgggaagcgtatctgtaaccggaaggtcgccggttcgatccctgggctctctgtcctggtcgttgtgtccttgggcaagacactttaccctacttgcctactggtgctggccagaggggccgatggcgcgaaatggcagcctcgcttctgtcagtctgccccagggcagctgtggctacaaccgtagcttgcctccaccagtgtatgaatgcgagagtgaatgaatagtggcattgtaaagcgctttgggtgccttgaaaagcgctatataaatccaatccatccatccatccattcgcttccgcttatccttttcagggtcgcggggggcgctggagcctatcccagccgtcatagggcgaaaggcaggTTACACCTtgaacaggtcgccagtctgtcacagggacaaacaaccatttgcactcacattcattcgcacattcacacctagtgacaatttggattatccaattaacctacccccacaagctgcatgtctttggacggtgggaccTAAAATTAAACCTAAAACTGCAGAGAGAAACGAGCTTCGCatcaatccaatccattattatcattattattattattattattattattattattgtagactgtatacaaaagatggaCACAACCGCATGACATTACCTAGTGATTAGTGAAATTTTGAAATGAGTGAGTGGGTCTGACTAATGAACCGAGGGACTGTACATGCTCATAAAATAGCAGATTGTCAATCACAAAATATGGTGTCCCTAAAGCGTACACTTCTTTATAGTCCTTTTTAAACTATAATGAGTACCATGctttacaaaataaactttgtgATGTATTTGGTTATACTGAGCCCGTAAACTCACCTCATTAAAAGTGTTTACTGCAGTCAGATATCAAGTGTACCACGTAGTGCTGTATAACAGGCAGGTTGCAGACCCAAATGCAGAACTTAGGATTGTGAAgtggaatgaatgaatgaatattgcTGGCTGTTTAACATGTTCAAAGACAAGCCACTGTAAAACACTAGTGAGCACACAGGCATGACGATAGGACGTGACAATGACCAAAGGGTGACACAGACAATAAATACTCATAAGATGACAAGAGGATGGGCAACAGGTAAGGACACAGCTGACAACAATCAAGGGAGACacgacaaaggaagcaaaataaaaaaggaatttaCTAAACATGGCATCACGGACAGATAAAAACTAGACAACGCATGGCAACACTGGACAAGCATGATAATGGAAACAAGGgatagaataaaaacaaacttaacTGAGAGCAGAAACCAGATAGGTAAAACTAAGGTGGTCtaaactagaaacactgacgtaaagaaaactaagaataacAAGAACCAAAGGCTAAACACTGAGGAATTACATTCTCCCTAACATAAGGGACTCACCcaataaaacaaactgaaataaagAAACCAGGAAACActaaaagttaaagaaaatcaaaacactgggtcctaAATCCCAAACAAAGTGACTTGTAGAGTTATTTTCTCATAGATTTATATATGTCGGACATCTTTTTCCAACAAGATGCCTCCTGTTGGTCATTTGAAAGATTTGCAGGTTTGTGGCCCTTCTGCATTTACTTTACCTCTTAGACCTGGAAACTATTCCCATTCTTTATATGCAGTCTGTGTGGTAGATATACGTGCTCAGACATGAAAATCTATGCAAGCTGGTTTCTCATCTCTCATATCTgataaaattaaacacaacaacactCAGCTGTCCTCTCTAAGCTTATAATAGCTGCAAGATCAAGTTTTGAACGTATACAGAAACATTGCAAttcttattacaaaacctggaATGATATCCTACTCCCTGTTTTCTCCTGCCTCATGGAAATGAAAACAGTAATTGAAGTAGAAGGTGAAGCATGCGCCTACAAACTGAACCTGAAAGATAACAGTTCTCCAGGATTATTTGTTCAAAAGGCAGAGGGCAGCACTGGAATGGATAGCATGGAAGCCATTAGCCTCAAGTCTACCACGCAGTTAGCTTAGAAGACTGTATCTGATTCATATCCTCACTTCAAGACTTTCTTTCAAGAGCAAAGACCACATGCAGCATCGCTTATTGCATCCATTAAACATCAAAAAGAGGAAGATGCTATTTTACTGCATGTTAGATTGACTAAAGGAAACCAAAGCTGTAATTCAGATAATTTAAACTGACATCTCAATGTTTGTACATAATCTTCATACCACATCTGTTTCCAtgttgacatttacatttcttagCCATGCAATTTTTagctttgtttacttgcattttATACTTTCTTGACCCCCGTTTCAAATGAATGTCAACTTCAGAGGTATCCAAGACATGTCATTATGATTAATGACACGATTAACTGGGAGTATGAGGCTAACACACATGTTGCAGAAAGGTTTTGTTTGTATATCATTATCACAGACATGCAGGCTGTAATAAATAGTTTTTATATCAACAATGGCTCTGCCAGTTTATGAGGATACACCTCACTTGTTTCTGTTGTCTCTAAAGCAAAGAAGATGGAAAAGTTGCATATTCTATGGCACATATTCAGTTAGGTGGTGAagacaaaaaatataatattgtgGTTTTGAGCCACTCCtcctttcttcatattttgcttccaaggagccgtagatttctcatttttaaagcagtctcatgcaatagttctccaggctttctgaaggtttttcaaagtttttctttggacattggctgctttttcactcatttccaGTCTAGTccttttcatttaattattatttgtattttttgatgaAGTCACTTAacttatgaatcattcaaacaaaaaaggcacctaactcaaagGATGAACtaatgttgtgtctacacataacggATAACAATAAACCAGTTGCATCTTTAGGTACCCATTGCAACGTATAACAACACGTGATTTAGTCCCATCTTATTCTTTAGtcgaacaaaaaacaaacataaaattacattttggcACCAACaaatgattcccaaagagctgttaCCTGAAAACATGGCATGTCTTGGCATGGtgagcatccatccatccatccattcgcttccgcttatccttttcagggtcgtgggggggcgctggagcctatcccatatcccagctgtcatagggcgagaggcggggtacaccctggacaggtcgccagtcagtcgcagggccaacacacagggacagacaaccattcgcactcacattcattcgcacattcacacctagtgacaatttggattatccaattaacctatccccacaagctgcatgtctttggacggtgggaggaagccggagtacccggagggaacccacgcaaacacggggagaacatgcaaactccacacagaaaggccccggcctgatgttggaattgaactcaggaccttcttgctgtacggcaacagtgctaaccaccgtgccgccGGCATGGTGAGCAGTGCATCCTTAAATAACTAAAGAAACTAGACTGGTGGGTAACAAAAATGGCAAATTACTCAACAGCTCTACTGAAAATctgtggcaacaggtcttatggactgatgaatacAAATTTGAAATTTTCGAGTTTAACTTTCAGCAGCATGAAGCTGCTGAAAGTTAAACTCAAAAATTTCAAAGGAATTCAGGAGAAACACCCAACAATGAATGCCTATGCCAATCAGAAAACAATCAGGGGCTCTGTTATGGTTTTGGGCTCCATttcagtggtgttggggatcttgtcaaaaattgatggaattaaaGTACCATCAGGTTTTAATCCACCACGCAATacccatctggaaagcatctgattggtaaCAACTTGCCCTGGCCCTCACTGTAATTGAAGCAGTGTgcgatcatcttgacagagaacataACAAATGGCAGCTAACATCCAAAGAAGGGCTCTGAGTGTCCTCCAAGAATCCTGGAGAACtactcctgaagactacttaaagaaatgacaagaaagcttgcaTAACAGAGTTCAggttgtgttgaagaataaaggtagtcacaccaaatattgactttcaaggtcATTAAAATGTTACAAACTCTGTTTCTGTATGCTCTGTATGCTTGATATCCATTTATCCATTTCCCAATAAATTACAACACTTATTTCAGGTTTttgtgcaaaatataaagaaatggtgctgcttgagacttttgcacatcacCTCCACACAAAGCTAATTCATCCTCAGTCAGCCCCCCTGGGGGCACCCTCGATGGTTAGggtttaaagtctttgttgtaaGTCGTTTCCCAcctcttttttcctccctctcatTTCGTGCCATTTCtccaataaacacaaaaaaggaggaaaatagaaaaatgcttaaaaactAGCCCTCTTTTGAAGGTTCGGCCAAAGTGACTATCGGCCAAAATGAATTACAAAGACAGATGTTCGTCAGCACATCTGTCCTTTGGCTCAGGGTTGCAAGTGGATGACTTCAAACATACCTGTGTCACATCTTTTGATATAAGGATTAGCGCTAAAACTAATTGCAGGCAACAGTGTTTATGATCATTTAACATATCGtctgagtgattgctgaaatcTGTTTCTCATTCGAAAAACTGAGGGTGGGATGAAAGGAAGCAAAGTAAACATGAGGACTGACACCATTAGTCACTTCTCCCCCGAGTCCtctcacatttatttaattctaaACTTATGCCGCTTGTTGaaaacccccccccacacaTTTTGCGTTTTAATGTGACACTGTATCGTctgctaaatgtgtttttattaagcCATTCACAATTACCATCCATCCTGAGACGTGAATGAAACTTGTTGACTCAATTAAAAACGACTCGCAAATTGTCAAATATTATTGCCGCAGCCATCTTTTGCTTGCAGTTCTTGTCAGAGGGTTATGTAAAGTAACTGATAATTGCTAATTATGCATACAGCGCTAATTGTCATCAATATAAGGTCACCTCCCTCTCAATTATTCAGTGTCTGTTAATCAAAGGCTCATCTTACAATTCTTCAGAAAACAACCGTTCAGGGGATTAATGatgcaatgtttttttcctcattaaatgatttcccccccccccttttacctaatattttttctttgggCTAAGATGAATAACAGACTCGCTTTATGTCTAACAAGGGGTGGAAAATACACTCTCTGGacacattattattagttaAACCTGTTCAGCTACTTGTTAGCGGAATATCCAATAAGCTGTTTACATGGCAAGAACCTAATGTATTTAGGCTCGTAGACTAGGTCACGATGACCTtctaaagttcaaactgagcaccagagagagcgagaaaaGCGACTAAAGTGagtttgaatgtggcatggctGTTGGTAtcagagtatttcagaaactgctaatctactgggattttcatgcacaaacatttttagtgtttacagtgaaataaagaaaattattgagtttttttgtgtaaaaatgccTTGCTCGTCAAGCTGCTTTGAACTGATAGATTTAAACTCAAATAACCAATGTATGCAGAACAgtatctctgaatgcacaacaaaaTACTGTGCAATAGATATTTTGGCTGCTACACTGGTTATTCTTACATGTTGTATTTATAGATGCATGTATATATGTTATATTTATGCTTATATATTGATATtcatttttcccctttattttttattttaattttttattactAGGCAaatttttgtctgtgttttgctACTGGAACCTGAATTTCCTGGACCTACCCAATGGATTACAATTTTTCTCCATTggtttggctcatttcttgaaacAGAAATTACATTCTCAAAATAACATGGGCAAACCTCCAAACCTCTTGGCAAATGTTCACAACAGAATGGCATTTCTCATTCATTTTATCAAATGGTAAATGCCTTAGTACATGTCTCAATTGTCTCAGTGCATCTTTGCAAATGATTAAGTACAAGTAGCCTACAGTTATGCAGTTAGCCCACATTTAGCACATTTTCCAAATGAATAGATCTTGTAGATCTAAACTGATTAGTTGATTCTCAGTCGAATGATCATTCCCTCCAAAACATGTCAGCATGATTTCATTGTATAAGTACTCGCATGCACAACTGTCTGTTCAATTGTCAAAATTGGTCAAGAACATAATACCATGAATACCATATATGAATTTCTTTGAATATTTGATAAATTGATGACAGTCATTGACAGTCAGGTGAAACTAGACTAAGAGGGagtgtcacacacacaggtgtgttcCATGATTGTGTGCTGCCAAACACAGATATATAGAGCTTGATCAGGACCAGTCCGATCTCTGAACATGGATAGACAAGGCCAAGCAAACGGACAAGGGGAAGTTCTTCctcgaggaggaggaggaggaggaggaggaggaggaggaggaggaggagaagaagaagaagaagaagaagaaggaggaggaggaggaggaggaggaggaggaggagacgacgaagaagaaggaggaggaggagacgacgaagaagaaggaggaggaggaggaggaggaggaggaggaggaggaggaggaggaggaggaggaggaggaggagaagaagaagaagaagaagaagaagtgagaaTGCGTGGTGGAGGAATAGGGGGAAGAGGCCGAGGTGCGCGAAGACACTGTGCTGTCCCGAATGAAATTCAGGCCACAATTATAGACCATGTCATAAACCATTGCCTCACAATGGCAGAGGCAGGTCGTCGAGTGCAGCCTAATATGCCTCACTCTTCAGTCTCCTCCATCATCCAAACCTTTCGCAGGGAAAACAGGTATGGACTCCATGTAATCTATGATGGAATTATATGTTGTATAGGACAGGGCACTGTGCGTGAGGCAAAAAATGTATAACTTACTGTAGAGATTTTGTGTGCATCTGCCTACAGTTGTAGGTCTATACTAGCAGGTGGAGAGGACTAGTGGAATGTTTTGATACTAAATATGACAAGAAATGTATTGAACATATTACTGTAAACTATGGAATTACATAATTAGAAAATTAAGTTTAGAGTAGTATTCCAGTCACTGTGCAATGTTGCATTAGGATTGTGGTGAAGTTACTGtgagtaaaataataatacaattacactGGTAACTTACTGTATTCTGTTCTTTTTGTAGGATTGGACGACAACCTCATGTGGGTGGCAGAGGAAAACTGCTCAATGAACAACAGGAAAGAGAGATTTGTAACATGGTGATGgcatacctgcttgataccatagaggacagggctgtggctccccacactctctagcagatcattacatggagaaacctttggaatgcaagcatgctgatccacacaggtatgcacacaggtgtacacatgggtattcacagatgcggactacagctttcttggctgctgcctcaaagcacactgtgcgctgtctatcttgcgtgctgcacaatatcgtttattatttagtaactattgatatctatgactagctagtttattgtgatggtgctttttttttaaattattattatgttgctctttgttgtttgctgtctcccctgttttttttgtttttctttctctccatacaggtgacccaggagtttttttttttttttttctctctcttcccccccttctcaccgtctcttctcccctttggttttctttcttcctctccccctctttctttcattctttccccctgtcctattaaaaaaaaaaaaaaaaaaaaaaaaaaaaaaaaaaaaaggatgacaaaggatgaactgaagctccgccatcacgtgatgtcacatgctgctgtttctgatgtcacttccaaaaagaaaaacaaaacaaaacaaacaaaaaaaaacatggtgatGGCAAATAATGCCATCACATTGAGACAGATCCGTGATGCCATCCTTCAGGACAATCATATATTCCAGAATATAAACACAATAAGCATCTCCACAATAGACCGGGTTTTGAAGAAGCATCACATGACAATGAAACAAATCTACAGGGTACCGTTTGAGAGgaactctgacagagtgaagGAGCTGCGCTACCAGTATGTAAATGTAAGCCAGTTACTGGTTGTCTCTTATTATAACCTTACCTGTAATCACAATAAGCAGTAGTTCTCTTATTTGGTTTCAATACCTCCATTATTCCCACTCCCCTTTCTATCAAATACCCCTGCAGTACTTCCTCATAGGCCTATCACTAGTTTAGAACCACTGGAGTAGTGGCCTGTAGTATATTGAACCTGTGGGGGAGAACAGGTAATTGTCTAACTGTAGTATATGACTCTTCTGTATGACTGATTTCATGTTCTTTACTCTATTTTAGAGAATAATGGTATTGGAAGGACATGAGACCCCTCACATCCTGGTGTTCGTGGATGAAGCTGGCTTCAACCTGGCCAAGGGCCGAAGACGTGGCCATAATATTATTGGCCACCGGGCCACAGTGGATGTCCCAGGTCAGCGAGGGGGCAATATAACTATGTGTGCTGCCATTTCTGAAAATGGTGTGGCCACTCACATCCCCAGTCTTGACCCATACAACACACACAAGCTCCTCATCTTCTTGGATCGCCTTTATACCGATTTTATCCCTGAAAATGAGAGAGGTCTCATAGGGCCTCACCTACCTATTTATGTAATTGTGTGGGACAATGTCAATTTCCACCATAGCCCACTCATTAGGGGCTGGTTTGCAACGCATCCAAGGATGGTCATGGGGTTCCTGCCACCTTACTCTCCTTTCCTCAATCCGATAGAGGAGTTTTTCTCTGCTTGGAGGTGGAGAGTGTATGAGCATCATGCTCAGGATCAGCCGTCCCTGCTCCATGCTATGGACGCAGCGTGTGACGACATTACAGGAGATCAATGCAGGGGATGGTTGCGGCATGCACGCCGTTTCTTCCCTCGTTGCATTGCAAGAGAACTTGGCATGAGAACTTTCTTTCCGTGTGAATAAAAAAATGGTTATAATTTCCTTGGTAGTGTGAGTGCAATCTGTGATATCAAACCTTGGAGGCTACTCTTTTCTGTTGTATATTGTTGGTCCTCTGCCATAGTGACAAAACATCTAAATATTTTGTATGACAGTACTCACACAATGCCAAAGGGACGATGCATTTTGGGGGCACTGACTATtcagattaaaaagaaatgtagttTTGACACATGAGTGAACTGTTTTAGGAGAGATATGAGCTTTTGCAGGTGGACCATGTTGTTGTGATCAACCATCTTGGTTTATTTTGACAAAAGCACCAAGAATGATGAGAATGTCCGATCTGTGTCGAGAAATGAGCCAAAGCTATTGAGAAGGATCTTTGCCATTTTGGAGACACTGACTGTTTAAATGCGAAAGGGATTTAGATTGACGCCTGAGTGAACAGTTTTGGAAGAGATATGAGCTTTTGCAGGTGAGCTATAGTGTTGTGCTAAACTGTAAGAGTGTTTTGCCAAATGATCTTAGAGTTTTGAGAATGTAATTTCTgtttcaagaaatgagccaaaccAATGGAGAAAAACTGTAGTAAAGTTGAAAATGATGCTGTTATACTAACAAAAGATGAGATGAAATAAAAGGCTTGTAGACAGTGGGCAAACTGGCCCTCACAGTGTCTGAATTGGGAAAAGGAATTTAATTTCTGGGAAAAATCATTTCCTTTTGGTTTGTATTATGCACATAACagcagcttttttaaaatttctagaATCATCTGACACGAACATGTAATTTACACAAAGGATGGATGGGCGGCTCGCTTTGTTGCACCTGTA comes from the Astatotilapia calliptera chromosome 15, fAstCal1.2, whole genome shotgun sequence genome and includes:
- the LOC113006890 gene encoding uncharacterized protein LOC113006890 — encoded protein: MVMANNAITLRQIRDAILQDNHIFQNINTISISTIDRVLKKHHMTMKQIYRVPFERNSDRVKELRYQYVNRIMVLEGHETPHILVFVDEAGFNLAKGRRRGHNIIGHRATVDVPGQRGGNITMCAAISENGVATHIPSLDPYNTHKLLIFLDRLYTDFIPENERGLIGPHLPIYVIVWDNVNFHHSPLIRGWFATHPRMVMGFLPPYSPFLNPIEEFFSAWRWRVYEHHAQDQPSLLHAMDAACDDITGDQCRGWLRHARRFFPRCIARELGMRTFFPCE